The genomic stretch GTGGGGCTGGTATCTGCAACTGGAATTCGGCATCTGGACAGTCCTGTCCTATCTGCCTGCATTTGCTGCCGGTATATTCCTTGCACGATCAAAGTACCTGCCATCGATCCATACAGCGATGAGGTCAGCCATCGCCTTTGTTGCTATTGGTCTGATTGCAGCATTCATTCCCCTGACGCAGGTCTTTTTGCTCAAGGATGCCGCGACACCCTTCCCGGAAGACTGGTTCGGGATGCTATGGGCCAGTACACTTATCCCCTTCATAGCTTTCAGCGTACAACAGAAAAGCGCGCAGCTTGACCGCCATCTCGGCAACATCTCTTATGCCTTGTACCTTATACACTGGCCTGTCCTCCTGCTCACACAAAGTTTTCTGGCAGCACCGCTTGGCAATGGCTGGAAGACAGCCGCCCTTTTATTCAGCGCCATAACCAGCCTGCTTGTGTACAGACTTCTTGATATACCTTTAGAAAAGTTACGCCATCGCCTCGTTGAACATCAGCAACAAAGCCATGGAAAGAAGGTGCCGGCATGACGCGCGCCCCCTCCTTCGTGCACCGGCTTCACTATTTCGACAAGGCAACGGCCTTTATTGAAGAGGATGGCCGGGTCTGGCGATATGCGGACCTTGCAGAAGCGGTGACTGAGTTTGCGCGGCAACTGGGGCCTCACCGGAGGCTGGTCCTCATCGAAACACGCAACCAGATCCAGCCTCTTGTTGCTTATCTCGCCTGCCTGCAGGCAGCACATCCGGTCATCCTGATGCCCCATGGTGCAGCTGAAAAGGACGATCGCATAGAAACTGTTTTCCAGCCAAACCTTGTTTACCGCGAAGATGAACATGGCTGGTCCCTGCAACAGGAAAGTGACAGACACCACCACCTTCACCCGGATCTCCGGGTACTGCTGACCACCTCCGGCACAACCGGCACGCCAAAACTGGTTCGGCTTTCCGGGGAGAACCTGCAATCCAATGCTGCATCAATCGCAGACTATCTTGATATCAGCAGCCTCGACAGGGCAATCACCACCCTGCCCGTCAATTATTCCTATGGCCTGTCGATTATAAACTCACACCTTCAGGCAGGCGCTTCTGTTTCACTGACAGACCGCTCCGTATCCAGCCAGTGCCTGTGGGAGCAGTTCAGGGAGCAACAATGCACCAGCCTTGCCGGGGTGCCCTATACATATGAATTGCTTGATCGCGTCGGTTTTGCCGATATGGACCTGCCTTCCCTGCGCACCCTCACACAAGCAGGCGGGAAATTGCCGCCGGAAAAAGTACGCTACCATGCAAGGCTTGCGGCAAAACGTGGCTATCGTTTCCACGTCATGTACGGACAGACAGAAGCAACAGCCCGCATGGGCTGGCTCCCGCCGGAACTTGCCAGCAAAAACCCGCACAGTATCGGACAGCCAATTCCCGGCGGCAGCTTCACGTTGCGCGATGCAACTGGCAAAATTATTACACGACACGATCGTGAAGGCGAGCTGATCTATTCAGGGGCAAATGTGATGATGGGCTACGCGGATCAGCCAGATGATCTCGCCCGCGCCGCCGAGCTGACAGAACTTGAAACAGGTGACCTTGCGGTGCGCAACCGTCTGGGACTTTACAGGATAACCGGCCGGAAAAGTCGCTTCTGCAAACTGTATGGCTTGCGATTCAACCTTGATGATATTGAAGCCAGCCTGACAAGAATGGGGCCGCAATGTGCCGTCTCTGGCGATGATGAACTCATCTGTGTGTGTGTCCGTGGTCCTCATTCTACAGATGAAATTGAAAAGCACCTGCGCCGCCGGTACACCCTCAAAAGGAATGATATTATCGTCTGGGCTGCGGCAGATTTTCCTGTTCTGGAAAATGGCAAGACTGATTATCGACAGATCATGGCCACAGGCAAAAAAATACGGACAGAGAACGAAGACAACGATAAACCGCACATTGATCTGGCAGGTGAGTTTGCCGCGACCCTTCGGCTTGCCAAAGTACCCCGCAATGCCAGCTTCACGAGTCTGCAGGGCGATTCACTTTCCTATGTTCAGGCATCCGTCGCCATTGAAGAACATCTCGGTTATCTGCCGAAGGGGTGGGAGACGATATCTGTTGGTGATCTGCAGTTGATGAAGAGAGCTCAGCAGACAACCAATACGATAGATACGGATATTGCCTTGAAGGCCGCGGCGATTCTCATGGTAGTTGCACACCATGCGGGCCTTGTCTCATTTGCCGGTGGCGCAATGACCCTGTTGATGCTGGCAGGCTTCAATACGGCGCGCTTCCAACTGGAACACTTGCTCCAGGGCCGGAGCATATCCGTTCTGGGTACAGTCTTCAGGCGTATTATCCTGCCCTATTTCTGTATATTGCTGCTATATCTTATATGGCGACAGGATTTTCATCTGCCATCCCTCACGCTTTCGAGTAATTTCTTTGGCACATACGGGCAAGGATCTACATTCCTGACCCCTTACTGGTTCGTGGAAGTTTATGCCCAGATCGTCCTTTGCCTCTGTGCAGTCTTTGCCATTCCGCAGTTACGAAAACTTGTACGCACTCATCCCTTTGAATCAGCCCTGACGGCACTTGGTATCAGCCTTTTATTGCCGATTCTCATCATGGTCGTGAACGCGGAGCTTTTTGCCACACAACGCCTGCCACATCTTTTGATCTATGTCTTCGCTTTTGGCTGGGCAGCAGCAAGAGCAGATAATCCCAATCGAAAAATGCTGCTGATGGTTACAGGGCTCATCACATTCCCCTTGTTCATGGGACCAACCAATGCGCAGGGCTGGATCGTCGCCGGCGCCTTCACGCTACTATTATGGTTTCCACGGCTATCCGTATCAGGACAACTGAAACCCATAATCATGCTTGTGGGTGGTGCAAGTTTTTATATTTACCTGCTGCGTAACCTGCCGGTGCACCTGCTGACACATACGATGCCGGTTTCCTATACGCTATTATCCGGTATGGCGGCCGTTATCCTGTCATTACTAGTGGGCATCGCAGCGGAGACGGCACGCCAGCGCCTGCCAGGACAGATCAGAAAACTACGCACTGAAGGTCTGCCTTCAGGCAAATATCACGGCTCGAGTTCTGTGTCCCAATAGAGATAATCGTGCCAGCTTTCATGCAGGTAGTTTGGCGGGAAAGCCCGGCCTTTTTCATTCAGTTCATACATGTTCGGGCGATATGGCTTCTGGAACGGATGCATCTTGGCATCCTGGGGCATTCTGCCACCCTTGCGCAGATTGCAGGGCGAACAGGCTGCAACAATATTCTGCCACGTCGTTTTACCCCCCCTCGAGCGGGGGATCACATGATCGAATGTCAGGATGTCCCGGTTGGCATCACCGCAATACTGGCAGGAAAATGAGTCTCGCAGGAAGACATTAAACCGTGTGAAAGCAGGCTTGCGCGCATGGGTCACGTAGGTCTTCAGGGCGATTACGGAAGGCAGCTTCATCTCGAAAGTCGGGCTGCGTACCGTGTTGTCATATTCAGCGACAACATCCACACGATCCAGAAAAACCGCCTTCAGTGAGTCCTGCCAGGACCATAAGGAAAGTGGAAAATAA from Parvularcula sp. IMCC14364 encodes the following:
- a CDS encoding AMP-binding protein; the encoded protein is MTRAPSFVHRLHYFDKATAFIEEDGRVWRYADLAEAVTEFARQLGPHRRLVLIETRNQIQPLVAYLACLQAAHPVILMPHGAAEKDDRIETVFQPNLVYREDEHGWSLQQESDRHHHLHPDLRVLLTTSGTTGTPKLVRLSGENLQSNAASIADYLDISSLDRAITTLPVNYSYGLSIINSHLQAGASVSLTDRSVSSQCLWEQFREQQCTSLAGVPYTYELLDRVGFADMDLPSLRTLTQAGGKLPPEKVRYHARLAAKRGYRFHVMYGQTEATARMGWLPPELASKNPHSIGQPIPGGSFTLRDATGKIITRHDREGELIYSGANVMMGYADQPDDLARAAELTELETGDLAVRNRLGLYRITGRKSRFCKLYGLRFNLDDIEASLTRMGPQCAVSGDDELICVCVRGPHSTDEIEKHLRRRYTLKRNDIIVWAAADFPVLENGKTDYRQIMATGKKIRTENEDNDKPHIDLAGEFAATLRLAKVPRNASFTSLQGDSLSYVQASVAIEEHLGYLPKGWETISVGDLQLMKRAQQTTNTIDTDIALKAAAILMVVAHHAGLVSFAGGAMTLLMLAGFNTARFQLEHLLQGRSISVLGTVFRRIILPYFCILLLYLIWRQDFHLPSLTLSSNFFGTYGQGSTFLTPYWFVEVYAQIVLCLCAVFAIPQLRKLVRTHPFESALTALGISLLLPILIMVVNAELFATQRLPHLLIYVFAFGWAAARADNPNRKMLLMVTGLITFPLFMGPTNAQGWIVAGAFTLLLWFPRLSVSGQLKPIIMLVGGASFYIYLLRNLPVHLLTHTMPVSYTLLSGMAAVILSLLVGIAAETARQRLPGQIRKLRTEGLPSGKYHGSSSVSQ
- a CDS encoding HNH endonuclease; the protein is MSHQSPDSCPALVLNADFRPLSYFPLSLWSWQDSLKAVFLDRVDVVAEYDNTVRSPTFEMKLPSVIALKTYVTHARKPAFTRFNVFLRDSFSCQYCGDANRDILTFDHVIPRSRGGKTTWQNIVAACSPCNLRKGGRMPQDAKMHPFQKPYRPNMYELNEKGRAFPPNYLHESWHDYLYWDTELEP
- a CDS encoding acyltransferase; the encoded protein is MKPGLFRLLLATAVVISHVSNLEIGRPAVMIFFILSGYWVARMYDKKYAAAPNTLRIFYLSRALRIWPLYAACLILTVTVFSLSNINIHDIHASSFMLLGIASTGHDPLGVSWSLDIEMQFYLLLPLLLGLFSWADQHASGQMKLQGILFAAFLWGWYLQLEFGIWTVLSYLPAFAAGIFLARSKYLPSIHTAMRSAIAFVAIGLIAAFIPLTQVFLLKDAATPFPEDWFGMLWASTLIPFIAFSVQQKSAQLDRHLGNISYALYLIHWPVLLLTQSFLAAPLGNGWKTAALLFSAITSLLVYRLLDIPLEKLRHRLVEHQQQSHGKKVPA